From Rhinolophus sinicus isolate RSC01 linkage group LG15, ASM3656204v1, whole genome shotgun sequence, the proteins below share one genomic window:
- the LOC141568785 gene encoding uncharacterized protein LOC141568785: MADLGLHRHSSCRDPGPALEQVAGCFWSWLALQAIHQLGGDCPEPRGARGRGQRLWRRSWTPNVPDHLIYSPKALFLSPFHRLRKLRPRKRKSPVHRHPAGRHQAPDPSEARWGPWRVDPLECHCQHPPNTEPNKPHRPEAGRASSLSTGGTAPCWPTRSLSLLLGTHQVLTPTAPLLLAQPWEKAGGLAASVSQGGKGLARVQRGFRTPLGARTWPPGWPSPRSSSRDGWTGLSSLPPTQSASLAWRQVGTAPSCCRASPPPPPPGTPRGARWVAGRLRGCLWRRSRTRPLSVRPRQWGPGACAAGRKTEAPRTLLAQGDPFPPIPQSAAAGFRNAQPSRDACLPGCGPSPQPQTLR; encoded by the exons ATGGCGGACCTGGGTCTCCACCGGCACAGCTCATGCCGTGACCCCGG CCCAGCTTTGGAACAAGTGGCTGGATGCTTCTGGTCCTGGCTGGCCTTGCAGGCGATCCATCAGCTGGGCGGTGACTGCCCGGAGCCG AGAGGAGCGAGGGGACGAGGTCAGCGCCTGTGGAGGCGCTCCTGGACACCAAACGTGCCTGACCATCTCATTTACTCCCCCAAAGCCTTGTTTTTGTCCCCGTTTCATagactgaggaaactgaggcccaggaagaggAAGTCACCTGTTCACCGTCACCCAGCTGGGAGGCATCAAGCCCCTGACCCGTCTGAGGCCAGGTGGGGACCCTGGCGGGTGGACCCTTTAGAGTGTCACTGTCAGCACCCGCCGAACACTGAGCCGAACAAGCCCCACAGACCTGAGGCGGGGAGAGCGTCCTCACTGTCCACAGGAG GCACTGCACCCTGCTGGCCCACCAGGAGCCTGTCCTTGTTGCTTGGGACTCACCAAGTGCTCACACCTACGGCCCCCTTGCTCCTCGCCCAACCTTGGGAGAAGGCTGGAGGCCTTGCTGCCTCTGTTTCTCAGGGAGGTAAGGGGCTTGCCAGGGTTCAGCGAGGGTTTCGGACGCCCCTCGGTGCCAGGACATGGCCGCCCGGGTGGCCCAGCCCCAGGAGCAGCTCCAGGGATGGGTGGACAggtctctcctctctcccccccacccaatCTGCATCCCTGGCGTGGCGGCAGGTAGGGACTGCACCGAGCTGCTGCAGGgcgtcccctcctccccctcctcccggGACTCCCCGGGGGGCACGGTGGGTTGCCGGGCGACTGCGCGGTTGCCTGTGGAGACGATCACGCACACGCCCACTGAGCGTCAGACCCAGGCAGTGGGGCCCGGGTGCCTGCGCTGCTGGGCGCAAGACCGAGGCTCCTCGAACCCTCCTGGCTCAGGGCGACCCCTTTCCCCCCATTCCACAGTCGGCGGCAGCAGGATTTCGGAACGCCCAGCCCTCCCGCGACGCCTGCCTGCCGGGGTGCGGACcctccccacagccacagacACTGCGCTGA